The uncultured Campylobacter sp. genome includes a region encoding these proteins:
- a CDS encoding ankyrin repeat domain-containing protein, whose protein sequence is MKSFKLRFIYAICAVVVCALYLLAERSGLTERKQTHFTVTSDTNVSKVPGLSKYVTQEEVDSFAFRYWDIDYNSNPKNVFKELPIDVELKRLLKSKQTDEILKFMKDNNLSVDHIMHGGVTPVMYSSFWDDANTAQKLIKLGADIHKKDEYKLSAMAYAIENNATKSVRLLLDNGVKFEEVKMVQGYIVCPRYSDDTEIIVGNNIDIKLRTECLINHDHSKDPVYPLNYAIYSNLLEIADMMLQRGMKPKAYEGPLYYLSENGVSFKQKEIFKKSIYTFLPRDMMYKDKLKLLIKYNIDGLPSQDDIVTAYRNCLDSLAGSIKKKESYINHMNDYCYGEKILESYEWALRGRWEIKNNEEKEKGTDRYWKEKDFIKFFGYMPNDKKCTKLEPDIKILNFYNMKIDRYKALCGNGLSDEEILQKSSLKDKNSTEAFDIETFFKYLNFEEMLEKAKVEILHNGEKIDIKDYAEILRQEAAKKLDSNQ, encoded by the coding sequence TTGAAAAGCTTCAAACTTAGGTTTATTTATGCTATCTGCGCGGTAGTCGTATGTGCGCTGTATCTGCTAGCCGAAAGATCAGGTCTTACGGAGCGCAAACAAACCCATTTCACCGTTACTTCAGATACTAATGTTTCCAAAGTACCGGGCCTTAGCAAATACGTAACCCAAGAAGAGGTCGATAGCTTCGCATTTCGCTACTGGGATATAGATTATAATTCAAACCCGAAAAACGTATTTAAAGAACTCCCTATAGACGTAGAGCTAAAAAGACTTTTAAAAAGCAAGCAAACTGATGAAATTTTAAAATTTATGAAAGATAATAATCTATCCGTCGACCATATTATGCACGGAGGGGTAACACCCGTAATGTATTCTAGCTTTTGGGACGATGCGAATACCGCTCAAAAGCTTATAAAATTGGGAGCGGATATACATAAAAAAGACGAATACAAGCTATCCGCTATGGCTTATGCGATAGAAAATAATGCTACCAAATCGGTAAGATTGCTTTTAGACAACGGCGTTAAATTTGAAGAAGTCAAAATGGTGCAGGGCTATATAGTTTGCCCTAGATATTCTGACGACACCGAAATCATAGTTGGCAACAATATAGATATAAAATTACGTACTGAGTGCCTAATCAATCATGATCACTCAAAAGATCCTGTTTATCCATTAAACTATGCAATATATAGTAATTTGTTAGAAATTGCCGATATGATGCTACAAAGAGGTATGAAACCGAAAGCATATGAAGGTCCTTTGTATTATTTAAGTGAGAACGGCGTTTCGTTTAAACAAAAGGAAATATTTAAAAAATCTATTTATACTTTTCTTCCGCGGGATATGATGTATAAAGATAAATTAAAATTATTAATAAAATATAATATAGATGGTCTACCGAGTCAAGATGATATTGTTACGGCTTATAGAAATTGTTTGGATAGTTTAGCTGGATCTATAAAAAAGAAAGAGTCTTACATAAACCATATGAACGATTACTGCTATGGAGAAAAGATCTTAGAATCATATGAATGGGCTCTTCGTGGGAGATGGGAAATTAAAAATAACGAAGAAAAAGAAAAAGGAACCGATAGATACTGGAAAGAAAAAGATTTTATAAAATTTTTCGGCTATATGCCAAATGATAAAAAATGTACTAAGCTAGAACCGGACATCAAAATATTAAATTTCTATAATATGAAAATAGATAGATATAAAGCTCTTTGCGGCAATGGGCTGAGCGATGAAGAGATTTTGCAAAAAAGCAGCCTTAAAGATAAAAATAGTACTGAGGCATTCGATATTGAGACATTTTTTAAATATTTAAATTTTGAGGAAATGTTAGAGAAAGCGAAAGTGGAAATTCTACATAACGGTGAGAAAATTGATATAAAAGATTATGCCGAAATTCTAAGACAAGAAGCAGCTAAAAAACTAGATAGTAATCAATAA
- a CDS encoding LysR family transcriptional regulator yields the protein MEIDIKIDDKKASEIKRLILNLLNPSGKLDCGAAFKIAAKLGVDASVVGDLAAREGIRIDRCELGQFGKLQCSGGSIKALQKLDPLLDEKRRIFCRDARAVASGGVGFDTVRSTLKEHGIDVKYCQLGCFKEKKGKRIRVKTKTWIENAQGELIFGKGKTEVLDVIAQTGSISKAAEVLGMNYKKCWSHLQILQKNLQEELFSTKQGGGNAAGTTLNARAYELIAAYKQLQSDIEHYANERFKELFLKKEGEKDASKAADKNH from the coding sequence ATGGAGATAGATATCAAGATAGACGATAAAAAAGCAAGCGAGATCAAAAGGCTGATTTTAAATTTATTAAATCCAAGCGGCAAGCTCGATTGCGGCGCGGCGTTTAAGATCGCTGCTAAATTAGGCGTAGATGCAAGCGTCGTAGGAGATCTCGCGGCGCGCGAAGGGATACGGATAGATCGCTGCGAACTCGGACAGTTCGGTAAGCTACAATGTAGCGGAGGCAGCATAAAGGCGCTGCAAAAGCTAGATCCGCTTTTGGATGAGAAAAGACGGATTTTTTGCCGTGACGCCCGCGCCGTAGCTAGCGGCGGTGTGGGGTTCGATACGGTGCGCTCTACGCTTAAGGAGCACGGCATAGACGTGAAATATTGTCAGCTGGGCTGCTTTAAGGAGAAGAAAGGCAAAAGAATAAGAGTAAAAACAAAAACTTGGATCGAAAATGCGCAGGGCGAGCTCATTTTCGGCAAGGGCAAAACTGAAGTGCTAGACGTGATCGCCCAAACGGGCTCCATCTCTAAAGCCGCCGAGGTTTTGGGGATGAACTACAAAAAATGCTGGAGCCATCTGCAAATTTTACAAAAAAATCTGCAAGAGGAGCTCTTTAGCACCAAGCAAGGCGGCGGCAATGCCGCAGGCACGACGCTAAATGCGCGCGCCTATGAGCTGATCGCCGCGTATAAGCAGCTGCAAAGCGATATAGAACACTACGCAAACGAGCGCTTTAAGGAGCTTTTTTTGAAAAAAGAGGGCGAGAAAGACGCAAGTAAAGCGGCAGATAAAAACCATTAA
- the fdhD gene encoding formate dehydrogenase accessory sulfurtransferase FdhD, with translation MEPIYRAEIVKFKGDERRIVSDILVREIKLEILLNGKRFGALMATPSDLKALAVGYLLSENLISDPSRIKSIELAPDGLSVNVCGEINEKRLNSFDAEKVIISGCGRSSTANIDPAAMAARKVRSDAKFHKNEILNLMSEFYTQCELYEMTGCVHTAKLFTASGEYFIGEDIAQHNTIDKSVGKAVLAGHDTQGSLLLVSGRLSSEMVAKAVMSGVSALVSRTAPTSLGVVIARKFDLTLCGFARGENLNVYSGEERILS, from the coding sequence ATGGAGCCGATTTATAGGGCGGAGATAGTTAAATTTAAAGGGGATGAAAGAAGGATCGTAAGCGATATCTTGGTTCGCGAGATCAAGCTTGAAATTTTACTAAACGGCAAGCGTTTCGGCGCGTTGATGGCGACTCCGAGCGATTTAAAGGCGCTCGCGGTAGGATATTTGCTGAGCGAAAATTTGATCTCGGATCCAAGCCGCATAAAGAGTATAGAGCTCGCGCCGGACGGGCTTAGCGTGAATGTCTGCGGCGAGATAAACGAAAAGCGGCTAAATAGCTTCGATGCCGAAAAGGTCATCATCAGCGGCTGCGGACGCAGCTCTACCGCAAATATCGATCCTGCAGCGATGGCGGCGCGCAAAGTCCGCTCGGACGCTAAATTTCATAAGAATGAAATTTTAAATTTGATGAGCGAGTTTTACACGCAGTGCGAGCTTTACGAGATGACGGGCTGTGTGCACACCGCAAAGCTCTTTACCGCGAGCGGCGAGTATTTTATCGGCGAGGATATCGCCCAGCACAATACCATCGATAAATCGGTCGGCAAGGCGGTCTTGGCGGGGCACGATACGCAGGGCTCGCTTCTTTTGGTAAGCGGCAGGCTAAGCTCCGAAATGGTCGCCAAAGCCGTGATGAGCGGCGTTAGCGCGCTTGTTTCGCGTACGGCTCCTACGAGTCTGGGCGTCGTGATAGCGCGTAAATTTGATCTTACCCTTTGCGGCTTCGCGCGCGGCGAAAATTTAAACGTTTATAGCGGCGAAGAGAGAATTTTGAGTTAA